CCCTACATGCTCGTCGTCGGCGATCGCGAACGCGGATCGGGCGGTGTTTCCGTGCGCCATCGCCGGCAGGGCGACCTCGGCGGAATGGGCCTCGACCGTTTCATTGACCGAATCAAGGGCGAGATTGCGTCCAAGACGCGGGATTGACCTGCGTTTCAGTTTGTTGGATCACAATATCCGCGCGCCGCGCATGGATTTTGCGAACCAAGAAATCGTACTCTTGACAGTAACCGTGCGATTGGGCTGAATTGGAAGGAGGGACGGATCATGCTGGGCGGTGTGGCATCGGGTTGCATCAATCACTCGGCGGTGGAGGCGGTGGCGCGCTGCAAGCAATGCGGCAAGCCCGTCTGCGGGCAATGTGTCGTAAAGGGACCCACGGGAAGTTTTTGCAGCGAAGAGTGCCGGCAAAAGAACGAACTTTTCACGAAAAAGGCCCAGGACCTCGAAAAGAAGGGGAAATTGGGACCCGGCGCGGCCTCCGGCAGCGGTTCCATCATCGGAAAACTGGTGGCCTTGATCGTTTTTCTGGTGA
This Candidatus Hydrogenedentota bacterium DNA region includes the following protein-coding sequences:
- a CDS encoding B-box zinc finger protein gives rise to the protein MLGGVASGCINHSAVEAVARCKQCGKPVCGQCVVKGPTGSFCSEECRQKNELFTKKAQDLEKKGKLGPGAASGSGSIIGKLVALIVFLVIVALASAYLNIPVIGPIVRQWLPFLPAL